A genome region from Cucumis sativus cultivar 9930 chromosome 4, Cucumber_9930_V3, whole genome shotgun sequence includes the following:
- the LOC101216836 gene encoding uncharacterized WD repeat-containing protein C2A9.03 isoform X2 translates to MLVLRNLLWATSKHDVYLMQNYSVLHWSSLLRRSKEVLNVAKPVVPTLKLPGLMSQSLSRVQISTMAVKENLVVAGGFQGELICKYLNHPEVAFCTKITANENAITNAVDIYRDSVSGIRIMTANNDCKIRIYDAECFSSLGCFSFDWSVNNTSVSPDGKMLAVLGDSPDCLITDANSGRAIGCLQGHLDYSFSSAWHPNGHILATGNQDTTCRLWDVRKMSESMGVLKGRMGAIRALKFTSDGRFLAMAEPADFVHIFDTQSGYVEGQEIDMFGEIAGISFSPDAESLFVGVSDRTYGSLLEFNRRRENRYLDSII, encoded by the exons ATGCTTGTG CTGAGAAATCTGTTATGGGCAACTTCCAAGCATGATGTATATCTAATGCAGAACTATTCAGTATTGCACTGGTCTTCATTGCTTCGAAGGAGCAAAGAAGTACTAAATGTAGCTAAACCAGTTGTTCCCACTCTG AAACTTCCTGGATTGATGTCTCAGTCACTTTCTAGAGTTCAGATAAGCACCATGGCGGTTAAAGAAAATCTGGTTGTTGCTGGTGGTTTTCAAGGGGAACTTATTTGCAAG TACCTAAATCATCCAGAGGTTGCATTCTGTACAAAGATTACAGCAAATGAGAATGCTATCACTAATGCTGTGGATATTTACCGAGATTCAGT GAGTGGAATAAGGATCATGACGGCAAATAACGATTGCAAAATCAGGATTTACGATGCTGAGTGTTTTTCTTCCCTTGGTTGCTTCTCATTCGACTGGTCTGTAAAT AACACATCCGTCAGTCCAGATGGTAAAATGCTTGCTGTTCTTGGGGACAGTCCAGATTGCTTGATCACTGATGCAAATTCTGGCCGA GCTATTGGATGCCTTCAAGGGCACTTAGACTATTCATTTAGCTCAGCATGGCACCCAAATGGCCATATTCTGGCCACAGGAAACCAAGATACAACCTGTAGGCTATGGGATGTGAGGAAAATGTCGGAGTCCATGGGTGTTCTAAAAGGAAGGATGGGAGCTATAAGAGCTTTAAAATTCACATCGGATGGTAGATTTTTGGCTATGGCTGAGCCAGCAGACTTCGTCCATATCTTTGATACCCAATCTGGGTACGTTGAAGGCCAAGAGATTGATATGTTTGGAGAAATAGCAGGCATATCCTTCAGCCCTGATGCTGAATCTCTTTTTGTTGGTGTGTCGGATCGAACCTATGGTAGCTTATTAGAATTCAACAGGAGGCGTGAGAATAGGTATCTGGACTCCATCATTTAG
- the LOC101216836 gene encoding uncharacterized WD repeat-containing protein C2A9.03 isoform X1: protein MENFGNDFLDYLVDDDYYDVANFDDDSSFGDDETQRSSDVDSLDSDFEDDFEMSKSRTDTSALEARNGKDIQGIPWERLHFTREKCRETRLKQYKNYENLSRPRQDLEKECLQVEMGHAFYDFQFNTRLVKSTIVHFQLRNLLWATSKHDVYLMQNYSVLHWSSLLRRSKEVLNVAKPVVPTLKLPGLMSQSLSRVQISTMAVKENLVVAGGFQGELICKYLNHPEVAFCTKITANENAITNAVDIYRDSVSGIRIMTANNDCKIRIYDAECFSSLGCFSFDWSVNNTSVSPDGKMLAVLGDSPDCLITDANSGRAIGCLQGHLDYSFSSAWHPNGHILATGNQDTTCRLWDVRKMSESMGVLKGRMGAIRALKFTSDGRFLAMAEPADFVHIFDTQSGYVEGQEIDMFGEIAGISFSPDAESLFVGVSDRTYGSLLEFNRRRENRYLDSII, encoded by the exons atggaaaattttggaaacgACTTCCTTGATTATCTTGTTGATGACGATTATTACGACGTGGCTAATTTCGATGACGACTCCTCTTTTGGTGATGACGAAACGCAGAGGAGTAGCGATGTAGATTCTCTGGACTCTGATTTCGAAGATGATTTTGAGATG AGCAAGTCAAGAACTGATACGTCTGCATTGGAAGCTAGAAATGGGAAAGATATACAAGGTATACCTTGGGAGAGGCTTCATTTTACAAGGGAAAAGTGCCGTGAGACACGTTTGAAACAGTACAAAAACTATGAGAACCTCTCACGCCCTCGCCAAGACCTCGAAAAG GAATGCTTGCAAGTAGAGATGGGACATGCTTTCTATGACTTTCAGTTCAATACCAGACTTGTCAAGTCAACAATTGTGCATTTCCAG CTGAGAAATCTGTTATGGGCAACTTCCAAGCATGATGTATATCTAATGCAGAACTATTCAGTATTGCACTGGTCTTCATTGCTTCGAAGGAGCAAAGAAGTACTAAATGTAGCTAAACCAGTTGTTCCCACTCTG AAACTTCCTGGATTGATGTCTCAGTCACTTTCTAGAGTTCAGATAAGCACCATGGCGGTTAAAGAAAATCTGGTTGTTGCTGGTGGTTTTCAAGGGGAACTTATTTGCAAG TACCTAAATCATCCAGAGGTTGCATTCTGTACAAAGATTACAGCAAATGAGAATGCTATCACTAATGCTGTGGATATTTACCGAGATTCAGT GAGTGGAATAAGGATCATGACGGCAAATAACGATTGCAAAATCAGGATTTACGATGCTGAGTGTTTTTCTTCCCTTGGTTGCTTCTCATTCGACTGGTCTGTAAAT AACACATCCGTCAGTCCAGATGGTAAAATGCTTGCTGTTCTTGGGGACAGTCCAGATTGCTTGATCACTGATGCAAATTCTGGCCGA GCTATTGGATGCCTTCAAGGGCACTTAGACTATTCATTTAGCTCAGCATGGCACCCAAATGGCCATATTCTGGCCACAGGAAACCAAGATACAACCTGTAGGCTATGGGATGTGAGGAAAATGTCGGAGTCCATGGGTGTTCTAAAAGGAAGGATGGGAGCTATAAGAGCTTTAAAATTCACATCGGATGGTAGATTTTTGGCTATGGCTGAGCCAGCAGACTTCGTCCATATCTTTGATACCCAATCTGGGTACGTTGAAGGCCAAGAGATTGATATGTTTGGAGAAATAGCAGGCATATCCTTCAGCCCTGATGCTGAATCTCTTTTTGTTGGTGTGTCGGATCGAACCTATGGTAGCTTATTAGAATTCAACAGGAGGCGTGAGAATAGGTATCTGGACTCCATCATTTAG
- the LOC101216836 gene encoding uncharacterized WD repeat-containing protein C2A9.03 isoform X3 yields the protein MLRNLLWATSKHDVYLMQNYSVLHWSSLLRRSKEVLNVAKPVVPTLKLPGLMSQSLSRVQISTMAVKENLVVAGGFQGELICKYLNHPEVAFCTKITANENAITNAVDIYRDSVSGIRIMTANNDCKIRIYDAECFSSLGCFSFDWSVNNTSVSPDGKMLAVLGDSPDCLITDANSGRAIGCLQGHLDYSFSSAWHPNGHILATGNQDTTCRLWDVRKMSESMGVLKGRMGAIRALKFTSDGRFLAMAEPADFVHIFDTQSGYVEGQEIDMFGEIAGISFSPDAESLFVGVSDRTYGSLLEFNRRRENRYLDSII from the exons ATG CTGAGAAATCTGTTATGGGCAACTTCCAAGCATGATGTATATCTAATGCAGAACTATTCAGTATTGCACTGGTCTTCATTGCTTCGAAGGAGCAAAGAAGTACTAAATGTAGCTAAACCAGTTGTTCCCACTCTG AAACTTCCTGGATTGATGTCTCAGTCACTTTCTAGAGTTCAGATAAGCACCATGGCGGTTAAAGAAAATCTGGTTGTTGCTGGTGGTTTTCAAGGGGAACTTATTTGCAAG TACCTAAATCATCCAGAGGTTGCATTCTGTACAAAGATTACAGCAAATGAGAATGCTATCACTAATGCTGTGGATATTTACCGAGATTCAGT GAGTGGAATAAGGATCATGACGGCAAATAACGATTGCAAAATCAGGATTTACGATGCTGAGTGTTTTTCTTCCCTTGGTTGCTTCTCATTCGACTGGTCTGTAAAT AACACATCCGTCAGTCCAGATGGTAAAATGCTTGCTGTTCTTGGGGACAGTCCAGATTGCTTGATCACTGATGCAAATTCTGGCCGA GCTATTGGATGCCTTCAAGGGCACTTAGACTATTCATTTAGCTCAGCATGGCACCCAAATGGCCATATTCTGGCCACAGGAAACCAAGATACAACCTGTAGGCTATGGGATGTGAGGAAAATGTCGGAGTCCATGGGTGTTCTAAAAGGAAGGATGGGAGCTATAAGAGCTTTAAAATTCACATCGGATGGTAGATTTTTGGCTATGGCTGAGCCAGCAGACTTCGTCCATATCTTTGATACCCAATCTGGGTACGTTGAAGGCCAAGAGATTGATATGTTTGGAGAAATAGCAGGCATATCCTTCAGCCCTGATGCTGAATCTCTTTTTGTTGGTGTGTCGGATCGAACCTATGGTAGCTTATTAGAATTCAACAGGAGGCGTGAGAATAGGTATCTGGACTCCATCATTTAG